In the genome of Pseudomonas protegens, one region contains:
- the gdhA gene encoding NADP-specific glutamate dehydrogenase — MIESVEDFLARLKKRDPDQPEFHQAVEEVLRSLWPFLEANPHYLSSGILERICEPERTVVFRVSWVDDQGKVRVNRGFRIQMNSAIGPYKGGLRFHPSVNMGVLKFLAFEQTFKNSLTSLPMGGGKGGSDFNPKGKSDAEVMRFCQAFMTELYRHIGADVDVPAGDIGVGAREIGFLFGQYKRLSNQFTSVLTGKGISYGGSLIRPEATGFGCVYFAEEMLKRRGDRVEGKRVAISGSGNVAQYAARKVMDLGGKVISLSDSEGTLYCESGLSEEQWLAVLELKNVQRGRISELAARFGLEFRAGKTPWDLACDIALPCATQNELDAEAARNLLRNGCTCVAEGANMPTTLEAVDIFIDAGILFAPGKASNAGGVAVSGLEMSQNAMRLLWTAGEVDSKLHNIMQSIHHACVHYGEENGRINYVKGANIAGFVKVADAMLAQGVV; from the coding sequence ATGATCGAATCCGTCGAAGACTTCCTCGCCCGCCTGAAAAAGCGCGACCCGGACCAGCCCGAGTTTCACCAGGCGGTGGAAGAGGTCTTGCGCAGCCTCTGGCCATTTCTCGAAGCCAATCCGCACTACCTGAGCTCCGGCATTCTCGAGCGAATCTGCGAGCCGGAGCGCACCGTGGTGTTTCGTGTGTCCTGGGTCGACGATCAAGGCAAGGTCAGGGTCAACCGCGGCTTCCGCATCCAGATGAACAGCGCCATCGGCCCCTACAAGGGCGGCTTGCGCTTCCATCCGTCGGTCAACATGGGGGTGCTGAAATTCCTCGCCTTCGAGCAGACCTTCAAAAACTCTCTGACCTCCCTGCCCATGGGCGGCGGCAAGGGCGGCTCGGACTTCAACCCCAAAGGCAAGAGCGATGCCGAAGTCATGCGCTTCTGCCAGGCGTTCATGACCGAGCTGTACCGGCATATCGGCGCTGATGTGGACGTGCCAGCAGGCGACATTGGCGTTGGCGCCCGGGAGATCGGCTTCCTCTTTGGCCAGTACAAGCGCCTGAGCAATCAGTTCACGTCCGTGCTGACTGGCAAGGGCATCAGCTACGGCGGCAGCCTGATTCGTCCGGAAGCCACAGGATTCGGTTGCGTGTACTTCGCCGAGGAAATGCTCAAGCGTCGCGGCGACCGGGTTGAAGGCAAGCGAGTGGCGATCTCCGGCTCCGGCAATGTGGCCCAGTACGCGGCCCGCAAAGTCATGGACCTGGGGGGCAAAGTGATTTCCCTGTCCGATTCCGAAGGCACCCTGTACTGCGAGTCGGGCCTGAGCGAGGAGCAGTGGCTGGCGGTACTGGAGCTGAAGAACGTGCAGCGTGGACGGATCAGCGAGCTGGCGGCCCGCTTCGGCCTGGAGTTCCGTGCCGGTAAGACCCCTTGGGATCTGGCCTGCGATATTGCCCTGCCTTGCGCCACGCAGAACGAACTGGACGCCGAAGCCGCCCGCAACCTGTTGCGCAATGGCTGCACCTGTGTCGCCGAAGGCGCCAACATGCCGACCACCCTGGAGGCTGTGGATATCTTTATCGACGCGGGCATCCTGTTCGCCCCGGGCAAGGCCTCCAACGCCGGCGGCGTCGCGGTCAGCGGCCTGGAGATGTCGCAGAACGCCATGCGCCTGCTGTGGACCGCGGGAGAAGTGGACAGCAAGCTGCACAACATCATGCAGTCGATCCACCACGCTTGCGTGCACTACGGCGAAGAGAATGGCCGGATCAACTACGTCAAGGGCGCGAACATCGCCGGTTTCGTCAAAGTGGCCGATGCCATGCTGGCCCAGGGCGTGGTCTGA
- a CDS encoding GreA/GreB family elongation factor: MSRAFVNEDQAAAQAEQPVERQISDQPNYVTPQGFAELQAKVALLHSQHSEQHDQGDDADQQRLAELERDLRYFTQRLHSAQVVTAATSTNKVQIGSRVTFADEQDHQQSVQLVGEDQADAARGLINWASPLGRALLGAQPGDEVLWQRPAGNQLIEIIRIEPA, encoded by the coding sequence ATGAGCCGCGCTTTCGTCAATGAAGATCAGGCCGCAGCCCAGGCCGAGCAACCGGTGGAACGCCAGATCAGCGACCAGCCCAACTACGTCACGCCCCAGGGCTTTGCCGAACTGCAGGCTAAAGTCGCCCTGCTGCACAGCCAGCACAGTGAGCAGCATGATCAGGGGGACGACGCGGACCAGCAGCGGCTGGCCGAGCTGGAGCGCGACCTGCGTTATTTCACCCAGCGCCTGCACAGCGCCCAGGTGGTCACGGCGGCCACTTCGACCAACAAGGTACAGATCGGCAGCCGCGTGACCTTCGCCGATGAACAGGATCATCAGCAAAGCGTGCAACTGGTCGGGGAGGATCAAGCCGATGCGGCTCGGGGTCTGATCAACTGGGCCTCGCCCCTGGGTCGTGCCCTGTTGGGAGCACAACCCGGTGACGAGGTTCTGTGGCAACGGCCGGCGGGCAATCAGCTGATCGAAATCATCCGCATCGAACCGGCCTGA
- a CDS encoding DUF4105 domain-containing protein → MLKRLAYLALCVCAPLYAAPQIDPQRLQQLAHDPFWISIGHYETAKLGGWRSYVSDPKFFLAADGAHHPDAELAATLKALYAPADAGDRHAQCVYPSRTRWLKAQLGLNDLPRVECAEFNQWFKDVSPHSTVMIFPAAYLNSPSSMFGHTLLRIDQADVQSNHTALLSYAINFGAYIEGSDNSILYAWKGLMGGYPGLFALVPYQEKLSEYRSLENRDLWEYRLNLTQAETERMVEHVWELKQIKFDYFFFDENCSYRLLELLQVARPSLRLTGQFPLTAIPTDTVKAVKDAGLVEKIDYRPSRERELLSRAQPLSHDEQQWVLKVSADQKQLQTGPFKALPRDRQALIVDAAYRLERYRANGLERDAERSQRSFELLRAINQNPAPELQIKRPGLPEDGHQSRTWQLGVGTRDDKAFAEYGLRMAYHDLNDNAEGFPLGAQIEILQMKLRQYEGNHWQLQQLDLATIRSLTPRNELLQPWSWQVTGGLERVPGKHDDETLVSHVNGGAGGTWQLGEDTLGFALGTVRVEHNADFAGFIAPAAGFNSGLLWKNPLGNFSLEAKGDYFTNGEVRRSLSLNQQWELSRNLGLRLSAQRQFSQLATPVNEVLLELKWYHY, encoded by the coding sequence ATGCTCAAACGCCTTGCCTACCTGGCGCTCTGTGTCTGCGCCCCGCTGTATGCCGCGCCCCAGATCGACCCTCAACGTTTGCAGCAACTGGCCCACGACCCCTTCTGGATTTCCATCGGCCATTACGAAACCGCCAAGCTCGGCGGCTGGCGCAGTTACGTCAGCGACCCGAAGTTCTTCCTCGCGGCCGACGGCGCCCACCACCCCGATGCCGAGCTGGCCGCCACCCTGAAAGCCCTCTACGCCCCGGCCGACGCGGGTGACCGGCATGCCCAGTGCGTCTACCCATCCCGCACCCGCTGGCTCAAGGCCCAACTGGGCCTGAACGATTTGCCGCGAGTGGAGTGCGCCGAATTCAACCAGTGGTTCAAGGATGTCTCGCCCCACAGCACGGTGATGATCTTTCCCGCCGCGTACTTGAACAGCCCGTCGTCGATGTTCGGCCACACCCTGCTGCGCATCGACCAGGCCGACGTGCAGAGCAACCACACCGCCCTGCTCAGCTACGCGATCAACTTCGGCGCTTACATCGAAGGGTCCGACAACAGCATTCTGTACGCCTGGAAAGGCCTGATGGGCGGCTACCCGGGACTGTTCGCCCTGGTGCCCTACCAGGAAAAGCTCTCGGAATACCGCAGCCTGGAAAACCGCGACCTGTGGGAATACCGGCTGAACCTGACACAAGCCGAAACCGAACGCATGGTGGAGCACGTCTGGGAACTCAAGCAGATCAAGTTCGACTACTTCTTCTTCGACGAGAACTGCTCCTACCGCCTGCTGGAACTGCTGCAGGTGGCTCGCCCCAGCCTGCGCCTGACCGGCCAGTTCCCCCTGACCGCCATTCCCACCGACACGGTCAAGGCAGTCAAGGACGCCGGCCTGGTGGAGAAGATCGACTATCGCCCGTCCCGTGAGCGGGAGCTGCTCAGCCGCGCCCAGCCCCTGAGCCACGACGAACAGCAGTGGGTCCTCAAGGTCAGCGCCGATCAGAAACAATTGCAGACAGGCCCATTCAAGGCCCTGCCCCGGGACCGCCAGGCCTTGATCGTCGATGCCGCCTACCGCCTTGAGCGCTACCGGGCCAACGGCCTGGAGCGCGATGCCGAGCGTTCCCAGCGCAGCTTCGAGCTGCTGCGGGCGATCAACCAGAACCCGGCGCCAGAGCTGCAAATAAAGCGGCCCGGCCTGCCGGAAGACGGCCACCAGTCCCGCACCTGGCAACTGGGGGTCGGCACCCGGGACGACAAGGCCTTTGCCGAGTACGGCCTGCGCATGGCCTATCACGACCTGAACGACAACGCCGAAGGCTTTCCCCTGGGGGCACAGATCGAAATCCTGCAGATGAAACTGCGCCAGTACGAAGGCAACCACTGGCAGCTGCAACAGCTGGACCTAGCCACCATCCGCTCCCTCACCCCACGCAACGAGCTGCTGCAACCCTGGTCCTGGCAGGTCACCGGTGGCCTGGAACGGGTGCCGGGCAAGCACGACGACGAAACCCTGGTCAGCCATGTCAACGGTGGTGCCGGTGGCACCTGGCAGCTGGGCGAAGACACGCTGGGTTTTGCCCTGGGCACCGTGCGGGTCGAGCACAACGCCGATTTCGCCGGTTTCATCGCCCCGGCGGCAGGCTTCAACTCCGGGCTGCTGTGGAAGAACCCGCTGGGCAACTTCAGCCTTGAAGCCAAGGGCGATTACTTCACCAATGGCGAAGTGCGCCGCAGCCTGAGCCTCAACCAGCAATGGGAACTGTCGCGCAACCTGGGCCTGCGTTTGAGCGCGCAACGGCAGTTCAGCCAGTTGGCGACCCCGGTCAACGAAGTGCTGCTCGAACTCAAGTGGTATCACTATTAA
- a CDS encoding DUF3015 domain-containing protein: MKRILLGTLFTAVSLNAMAQAPGGPDCGWGNMLFQGQRGTPAHFLASTTNGTSGNATFGMTSGTNGCSTNASLTYGGKSWFAMNGMMNELSEDMAKGQGEALTTYAVVLGVAPEDRAHFAAVTHEHFQQIFSKADVTAEDVHTNTLAVLKNDARLAKYATPA; the protein is encoded by the coding sequence ATGAAACGGATTCTTCTCGGTACTCTTTTCACCGCTGTATCCCTCAACGCCATGGCTCAAGCGCCCGGCGGTCCGGATTGCGGCTGGGGCAACATGCTGTTCCAAGGCCAGCGTGGCACTCCGGCGCACTTCCTGGCCTCCACCACCAACGGCACCTCCGGCAACGCCACCTTTGGCATGACCTCCGGCACCAACGGTTGCTCCACCAACGCATCGCTGACCTACGGCGGCAAGTCCTGGTTCGCCATGAACGGCATGATGAACGAGCTCTCCGAAGACATGGCCAAGGGGCAAGGCGAAGCCCTGACCACCTATGCCGTGGTACTCGGCGTAGCCCCTGAAGACCGTGCGCATTTTGCCGCGGTGACCCACGAACACTTCCAACAGATCTTCAGCAAGGCTGACGTGACCGCGGAAGATGTGCACACCAATACCCTGGCCGTGTTGAAGAACGATGCGCGCCTGGCGAAATACGCCACTCCCGCTTAA
- a CDS encoding Lon protease family protein — MPDPVAASLRLAPEALTRPFSAEQFSFSTTNDLEPFRGVLGQERAVEALQFGVAMPRPGYNVFVMGEPGTGRFSFVKRYLKAEGKRLQTPSDWVYVNNFDEPREPRALELPAGAAGSFISDINGLIDNLLATFPAVFEHPSYQQKKSAIDRAFNQRYDRALDVIERLALEKDVALYRDSSNIAFTPMFDGKALDEAEFAQLPEADRERFHEDISALEERLNEELASLPQWKRESSNQLRQLNEETITLALQPLLAPLSEKYAENAAVCGYLQAMQVYLLKTVVEQLVDDSKTDAVARKLLEEQYCPSLVVGHPASGGAPVVFEPHPTYDNLFGRIEYSTDQGALYTTYRQLRPGALHRANGGFLILEAEKMLSEPFVWDALKRALQSRKLKMESPLGEMGRLATVTLTPQMIPLQVKVIIIGARQLYYTLQDLDPDFQEMFRVLVDFDEDIPMVDESLEQFAQLLKTRTSEEGMAPLTADAVARLATYSARLAEHQGRLSARIGDLFQLVSEADFIRHLASDEMTDAGHIERALKAKATRTGRVSARILDDMLAGIILIDTDGAAVGKCNGLTVLEVGDSAFGVPARISATVYPGGSGIVDIEREVNLGQPIHSKGVMILTGYLGSRYAQEFPLAISASIALEQSYGYVDGDSASLGEACTLISALSKTPLKQCFAITGSINQFGEVQAVGGVNEKIEGFFRLCEARGLTGEQGAIIPQANVATLMLDEKVLQAVRAGQFHVYAVRQADEALSLLVGEPAGEPDAEGQFPEGSVNARVVERLRVIAEMISEEDLKEAEKELAQEALSETKPA, encoded by the coding sequence ATGCCTGATCCTGTTGCTGCCAGCCTGCGTCTCGCGCCTGAAGCGCTGACCCGCCCTTTCTCTGCTGAACAGTTCAGCTTCTCGACCACCAATGATTTGGAGCCCTTTCGCGGTGTGCTTGGCCAGGAACGTGCGGTCGAAGCCTTGCAGTTTGGCGTGGCCATGCCGCGCCCCGGTTACAACGTGTTTGTCATGGGCGAGCCGGGCACCGGCCGCTTCTCCTTCGTCAAACGCTACCTGAAAGCCGAAGGCAAACGCTTGCAGACCCCGTCCGACTGGGTCTACGTCAACAATTTCGACGAGCCCAGGGAGCCTAGGGCGCTGGAGTTGCCGGCCGGTGCCGCCGGCAGCTTCATCAGCGACATCAACGGCCTGATCGACAACCTGCTGGCGACCTTCCCGGCGGTTTTCGAGCATCCGTCCTATCAGCAGAAGAAGAGCGCCATCGACCGCGCCTTCAACCAGCGTTATGACCGCGCCCTGGATGTGATCGAGCGTCTGGCCCTGGAAAAGGACGTGGCGCTGTACCGCGACAGCAGCAACATCGCCTTTACCCCGATGTTCGATGGCAAGGCCCTGGACGAAGCCGAGTTCGCTCAGTTGCCGGAGGCCGATCGCGAGCGCTTCCACGAGGACATTTCCGCCCTGGAAGAACGCCTCAACGAAGAACTGGCGAGCCTGCCGCAATGGAAGCGCGAGTCGAGCAACCAGTTGCGCCAGCTCAACGAAGAAACCATCACCCTGGCCTTGCAGCCCTTGCTCGCGCCGCTGTCCGAGAAGTACGCGGAAAACGCCGCGGTCTGTGGATACCTGCAGGCCATGCAGGTCTATCTGCTGAAGACCGTGGTCGAGCAGTTGGTGGACGACAGCAAGACCGACGCGGTGGCGCGCAAGCTGCTGGAAGAGCAGTACTGCCCGAGCCTGGTGGTGGGTCACCCGGCCAGTGGCGGCGCGCCGGTGGTGTTCGAGCCGCATCCGACCTACGACAATCTGTTTGGCCGGATCGAGTACAGCACCGACCAGGGCGCGCTCTACACCACCTACCGGCAACTGCGTCCCGGTGCCTTGCATCGGGCCAATGGCGGCTTCCTGATCCTGGAGGCCGAAAAGATGCTCAGCGAGCCCTTTGTCTGGGACGCCCTCAAGCGTGCCTTGCAGTCGCGCAAGCTGAAGATGGAGTCGCCGCTGGGCGAGATGGGGCGCCTGGCCACCGTGACCCTGACGCCGCAGATGATCCCGTTGCAGGTCAAGGTCATCATCATCGGTGCCCGCCAGCTGTATTACACGCTGCAGGACCTGGACCCGGACTTCCAGGAGATGTTCCGGGTGCTGGTGGATTTCGACGAAGACATTCCGATGGTGGACGAGAGCCTGGAGCAATTCGCCCAACTGCTCAAAACCCGTACCTCGGAAGAGGGCATGGCGCCGCTGACGGCCGATGCCGTGGCGCGCCTGGCCACCTACAGTGCGCGTCTGGCGGAACACCAGGGGCGCCTCTCGGCGCGGATTGGCGATCTGTTCCAGCTGGTCAGCGAGGCCGACTTCATCCGTCACCTGGCCTCGGACGAAATGACCGACGCCGGGCACATCGAACGAGCGTTGAAGGCCAAGGCCACGCGTACCGGTCGGGTGTCGGCGCGGATTCTCGACGACATGCTGGCCGGGATCATCCTGATCGACACCGACGGCGCGGCCGTGGGCAAGTGCAACGGCCTGACGGTGCTGGAAGTCGGGGACTCGGCGTTCGGGGTGCCGGCGCGGATTTCCGCCACGGTGTATCCCGGTGGCAGCGGCATTGTCGACATCGAGCGTGAGGTCAATCTTGGCCAGCCGATCCACTCCAAGGGGGTGATGATCCTGACCGGTTACCTGGGCAGTCGTTATGCCCAGGAGTTCCCTCTGGCGATTTCCGCGAGCATTGCCCTGGAGCAGTCCTACGGCTATGTGGACGGCGACAGTGCTTCCCTGGGCGAGGCCTGCACGTTGATTTCGGCGCTGTCGAAAACTCCGCTCAAGCAGTGTTTCGCCATCACCGGCTCGATCAACCAGTTCGGTGAAGTGCAGGCGGTGGGCGGGGTCAACGAGAAGATCGAAGGCTTCTTCCGCCTGTGCGAGGCTCGCGGTCTGACGGGGGAGCAGGGAGCGATCATTCCCCAGGCCAACGTGGCCACCCTGATGCTCGACGAGAAAGTGCTGCAGGCGGTGCGTGCCGGGCAGTTCCACGTCTACGCGGTGCGTCAGGCCGATGAGGCCCTGAGCCTGCTGGTGGGGGAGCCGGCCGGTGAGCCGGATGCCGAAGGGCAGTTCCCAGAAGGCAGCGTCAATGCGCGGGTGGTGGAGCGTCTGCGGGTCATCGCCGAGATGATCAGTGAAGAGGATCTCAAGGAGGCGGAAAAGGAGTTGGCGCAAGAGGCGCTGAGCGAAACCAAGCCCGCGTGA
- a CDS encoding TIGR00645 family protein, with the protein MERFIENAMYASRWLLAPIYFGLSLGLLALALKFFQEVFHVIPNVFSMAESDLILVLLSLIDMALVGGLLVMVMISGYENFVSQLDIDEDKEKLSWLGKMDSSSLKMKVAASIVAISSIHLLRVFMDAKNTPTEYLLWYVVIHMTFVISAFAMGYLDKLTKH; encoded by the coding sequence ATGGAACGTTTTATCGAAAATGCAATGTATGCCTCACGCTGGCTGCTGGCGCCGATCTACTTCGGTTTGTCACTGGGCCTGCTGGCGTTGGCATTGAAATTCTTCCAGGAAGTCTTTCACGTCATTCCCAATGTGTTTTCCATGGCGGAGTCGGATCTGATCCTGGTCCTGCTGTCGTTGATCGACATGGCACTGGTGGGCGGTCTGCTGGTGATGGTGATGATCTCCGGCTATGAGAACTTCGTCTCGCAGCTGGACATCGATGAAGACAAGGAAAAGCTCAGCTGGCTGGGCAAGATGGATTCGTCGTCGCTGAAGATGAAGGTGGCGGCGTCCATCGTGGCGATTTCCTCGATTCACCTGTTGCGGGTGTTCATGGACGCCAAGAACACCCCGACCGAGTACCTGCTGTGGTACGTGGTGATTCACATGACGTTCGTGATCTCGGCGTTTGCCATGGGTTACCTGGACAAGCTGACCAAGCACTGA
- a CDS encoding DUF6482 family protein — protein sequence MNLQEMNAYAIAGKVDELNLISLEGGIYLLEARMHGAAYPLSDAQGQMFHLRSVEHAREVLQSFPKLPFHLIHTSVHDEMCGLSASAEESLKVPITMRSSW from the coding sequence ATGAACCTGCAGGAAATGAATGCCTACGCCATCGCCGGAAAAGTCGACGAATTGAACCTGATCTCCCTGGAAGGCGGGATCTATCTGCTTGAGGCGCGCATGCACGGAGCCGCTTATCCATTGAGCGATGCTCAGGGGCAGATGTTTCATCTGCGTTCGGTGGAGCATGCACGTGAGGTATTGCAGTCTTTTCCCAAGTTGCCTTTCCACCTGATTCACACGTCGGTGCACGATGAGATGTGCGGTTTGTCCGCCAGCGCCGAAGAAAGCCTGAAGGTGCCGATCACCATGCGCTCCAGTTGGTAG
- a CDS encoding FKBP-type peptidyl-prolyl cis-trans isomerase: protein MSEVNLSTDETRVSYGIGRQLGDQLRDNPPPGVSLDAILAGLTDAFAGKPSRVGQEEMSASFKVIREVMQAEAAAKAEAAAGAGLAFLAENAKREGITTLASGLQFEVLTQGDGAKPSREDSVRTHYHGTLIDGTVFDSSYERGQPAEFPVGGVIAGWTEALQLMNAGSKWRLYVPSELAYGAQGVGSIPPHSVLVFDVELLDVL, encoded by the coding sequence ATGTCCGAAGTAAATCTGTCCACCGACGAAACCCGCGTCAGCTACGGTATTGGCCGTCAGTTGGGCGACCAGCTGCGTGACAACCCGCCACCGGGTGTGAGCCTGGACGCAATCCTGGCGGGCCTGACCGACGCTTTCGCCGGTAAGCCAAGCCGTGTGGGTCAGGAAGAGATGTCCGCCAGCTTCAAGGTGATTCGTGAAGTCATGCAGGCTGAAGCAGCTGCCAAGGCTGAAGCCGCTGCCGGTGCCGGCCTGGCTTTCCTGGCGGAAAACGCCAAGCGTGAAGGCATCACCACCCTGGCTTCCGGCCTGCAATTTGAAGTGCTGACCCAGGGCGACGGCGCCAAGCCATCCCGTGAAGACAGCGTGCGCACCCACTATCACGGCACCCTGATCGACGGCACCGTGTTCGACAGCTCCTACGAGCGTGGCCAGCCTGCCGAATTCCCGGTTGGTGGCGTGATCGCCGGCTGGACCGAAGCGCTGCAATTGATGAACGCCGGTAGCAAATGGCGTCTGTACGTGCCGAGCGAACTGGCTTACGGCGCACAAGGCGTGGGCAGCATCCCACCGCACAGCGTCCTGGTGTTCGACGTCGAGCTGCTGGACGTTCTGTAA
- a CDS encoding zinc ribbon domain-containing protein YjdM, translated as MSTLPPCPKCNSEYTYEDGTQLICPECAHEWSASGEAEAASDEAVKKDSVGNVLQDGDTITVIKDLKVKGTSLVVKVGTKVKNIRLCDGDHDIDCKIDGIGPMKLKSEFVRKV; from the coding sequence GTGAGCACTTTGCCACCCTGCCCAAAATGCAATTCCGAATACACCTACGAGGACGGCACCCAGCTGATCTGCCCCGAGTGCGCCCACGAGTGGTCCGCCAGCGGCGAAGCCGAAGCCGCCTCCGATGAAGCCGTGAAGAAAGATTCGGTGGGCAACGTGCTGCAAGACGGCGACACCATCACCGTGATCAAGGACCTCAAGGTCAAGGGCACCTCCCTGGTGGTCAAGGTCGGCACCAAGGTCAAGAACATCCGCCTGTGCGATGGCGACCACGACATCGACTGCAAGATCGACGGCATTGGCCCAATGAAGCTCAAGTCCGAGTTCGTCCGCAAGGTCTGA
- a CDS encoding polyprenyl synthetase family protein — translation MQPQAFYRAVADDFSAVDGIIKKQLTSRVPLVSKIGDYITSAGGKRLRPLLVLLCGKALGREGDDLRLLAATIEFLHTATLLHDDVVDMSGMRRGRSTANAMWGNAPSVLVGDFLYSRSFEMMVELGSMPVMRILSQATRIIAEGEVLQLSKVRDASTTEETYMEVIRGKTAMLFEASTHSAAALAGATPEQAEALRTFGDHLGVAFQLVDDLLDYRGDAETLGKNVGDDLAEGKPTLPLIYTMREGTPEQAALVRQAIQKGGIEDLESIRAAVEASGSLDYTAQLARDYVARAITCLEALPPSEYRDALVELSEFAVARTH, via the coding sequence ATGCAACCCCAAGCTTTCTACCGCGCGGTGGCGGACGATTTTAGCGCCGTCGACGGCATCATCAAGAAACAGTTGACTTCCCGAGTACCGCTGGTTTCGAAAATCGGCGACTACATCACTTCGGCCGGAGGCAAGCGCCTGCGCCCGCTGTTGGTGTTGCTATGTGGCAAGGCCCTGGGCCGCGAAGGCGATGACCTGCGCCTGCTGGCCGCCACCATCGAGTTCCTGCACACCGCCACCCTGCTGCACGACGACGTGGTCGACATGTCCGGCATGCGCCGTGGCCGCTCCACCGCCAACGCCATGTGGGGCAATGCGCCCAGCGTCCTGGTCGGCGATTTTCTGTACTCCCGTTCCTTCGAGATGATGGTTGAGCTGGGCTCGATGCCGGTCATGCGCATTCTGTCCCAGGCCACGCGGATCATCGCCGAAGGCGAAGTGCTGCAACTGTCCAAGGTGCGTGACGCCAGCACCACCGAAGAAACCTATATGGAAGTCATTCGCGGCAAGACCGCGATGCTCTTCGAAGCCTCGACCCACAGCGCCGCCGCCCTGGCCGGCGCGACGCCGGAACAGGCCGAAGCCCTGCGCACCTTTGGCGATCATCTGGGCGTGGCCTTCCAACTGGTGGACGACCTGCTGGACTACCGTGGCGATGCCGAAACCCTGGGCAAGAACGTCGGTGACGACCTGGCGGAGGGCAAACCGACCCTGCCGCTGATCTACACCATGCGTGAAGGCACCCCGGAACAGGCAGCCCTGGTGCGCCAGGCGATCCAGAAAGGCGGTATCGAAGACCTGGAAAGCATCCGTGCCGCGGTTGAGGCCTCGGGCTCTCTGGACTACACCGCGCAATTGGCCCGCGACTACGTGGCTCGCGCCATTACCTGCCTGGAAGCCCTGCCACCCAGCGAATACCGCGACGCCCTGGTGGAATTGAGCGAATTCGCCGTCGCCCGCACCCACTAA
- the rplU gene encoding 50S ribosomal protein L21, which yields MYAVIVTGGKQYKVAEGEYLKIEKLEVATGESVTFDRVLLVANGDDVNIGAPVVAGATVKAEVISQGRHDKVRIIKFRRRKHHMKRMGHRQWFTEIKITGIQA from the coding sequence ATGTACGCAGTAATCGTTACCGGCGGTAAGCAATACAAGGTCGCTGAAGGTGAATACCTGAAGATCGAAAAACTGGAAGTCGCCACTGGCGAATCCGTGACTTTTGACCGCGTTCTGTTGGTCGCCAACGGCGACGACGTGAACATCGGCGCACCTGTTGTTGCTGGCGCAACCGTCAAGGCTGAAGTGATCTCCCAAGGTCGTCACGATAAGGTCCGCATCATCAAGTTCCGTCGCCGTAAGCACCACATGAAGCGTATGGGCCACCGCCAGTGGTTCACCGAGATCAAAATCACCGGTATTCAGGCTTAA
- the rpmA gene encoding 50S ribosomal protein L27, whose protein sequence is MAHKKAGGSTRNGRDSEAKRLGVKMYGGQVIKAGNIIVRQRGTQFHAGYGVGMGKDHTLFAKIEGVIKFEVKGAFGRRYVSVVAA, encoded by the coding sequence ATGGCACACAAAAAAGCTGGTGGTAGTACCCGTAACGGTCGCGACTCAGAAGCCAAACGCCTTGGCGTGAAGATGTATGGCGGCCAGGTCATCAAGGCCGGCAACATCATCGTGCGTCAGCGCGGCACCCAATTCCACGCTGGCTACGGCGTTGGCATGGGTAAAGATCACACCCTGTTCGCGAAAATCGAAGGCGTGATCAAGTTTGAAGTAAAAGGCGCCTTCGGTCGTCGTTACGTGAGCGTTGTCGCCGCTTAA